The Montipora capricornis isolate CH-2021 chromosome 6, ASM3666992v2, whole genome shotgun sequence genome has a window encoding:
- the LOC138052420 gene encoding uncharacterized protein, with the protein MDKNKKQKKKKLLKRKLQNNDPAISKVSKAKKKKRVAKESQEKLSEGIDVDVQGDENESNIEENVQDAENDGESVNNSEKNVEPTIKRKKSSFESVSLAEDVTNPDSKEFKSLEGIVSEKTLNAIADMGFTTMMEVQHKSIVPLLKGRDLLGAARTGSGKTLAFLIPAVELLYKLQFKPRNGTGVVIISPTRELSLQTYGVARDVLKYHNHTFGIVMGGANRKGEADRLQRGVNLLIATPGRLLDHLQNTQGFIFKNLQCLIIDEADRILQIGFEEEMKQIIRLLPVRRQTVLFSATQTRNVEDLARVSLKESPLYVGVDDDRETSTVEGLEQGYIVVPSEKRFLVLFTFLKKNRNKKIMVFFSSCNSVKFHYELLNYIDLPVAHIHGKQKQQKRTTTFFEFCNASSGTLLCTDVAARGLDIPEVDWIVQYDPPDDPKEYIHRVGRTARGNDGRGHALLLLLPEELAFLRYLKHAKVPLNEYDFSASKIYNIQSQLEKLIEKNYYLYKSAREAYRSYLLSYASHHSRNIFNVHTLDLQRVAPAFGFVVPPSVNLNVHSSKGQRIQRRGGGGGYGAGYKTDKLHQRARIFRQKKNEDGRQFCR; encoded by the exons ATGGACaagaataaaaaacagaagaagaagaaattgttGAAACGTAAGCTTCAGAACAATGATCCCGCCATCTCTAAAG TATCCAaggcaaagaagaagaagagagttGCAAAGGAAAGTCAAGAAAAATTGTCAGAAGGAATTGATGTAGACGTACAAG GTGATGAGAATGAAAGTAATATTGAAGAGAACGTCCAGGATGCTGAAAATG ATGGTGAATCTGTCAACAACAGTGAGAAAAATGTTGAGCCTACAATAAAGAGGAAGAAATCTTCATTTGAAAGTGTAAGCTTAGCTGAAG aTGTGACAAATCCAGATAGCAAGGAATTCAAGTCTCTTGAAGGAATTGTCAGTGAGAAAACACTAAATGCCATTGCTGATATGGGCTTTACCACCATGATGGAGGTTCAGCACAAGAGCATTGTACCACTTCTTAAAGGAAG gGACTTGCTTGGTGCAGCTAGAACTGGAAGTGGGAAAACATTAGCATTTCTCATTCCAGCAGTTGAGTTGTTGTACAAACTACAATTTAAGCCACGAAATG GGACTGGGGTAGTTATCATCTCTCCAACGCGAGAGCTCTCCCTGCAAACGTACGGTGTGGCACGAGATGTGCTCAAATACCACAATCACACATTTGGCATTGTCATGGGTGGTGCCAACAGAAAAGGCGAAGCTGATCGTTTGCAGAGGGGTGTCAATCTTCTAATTGCTACTCCAGGGCGACTACTCGATCATCTCCAG AATACGCAAggttttattttcaagaatctCCAGTGCCTCATCATAGATGAAGCTGACCGAATTCTTCAAATCGGTTTTGAAGAggaaatgaaacaaatcatcaGACTTCTGCCAG TTCGCAGGCAGACAGTCCTATTTTCCGCCACTCAAACGCGGAATGTTGAAGACCTCGCGCGTGTCTCTCTCAAGGAATCTCCACTGTACGTTGGAGTCGATGATGACAGGGAGACTTCAACAGTCGAAGGACTCGAGCAG GGATACATTGTGGTTCCATCCGAGAAGCGTTTTCTGGTGTTGTTCACTTTTCTcaagaaaaatagaaacaagAAAATCATGGTGTTTTTTTCATCGTGTAATTCCGTCAAGTTCCATTACGAACTTCTGAACTACATTGACCTTCCCGTCGCCCACATTCAC ggaaaacaaaaacaacagaagcgaacCACGACTTTTTTTGAATTCTGTAATGCGAGTTCTGGAACATTGCTGTGCACAGATGTAGCTGCGCGGGGTCTGGATATACCGGAAGTTGATTGGATTGTTCAGTACGACCCTCCTGATGACcccaag GAGTACATTCACCGCGTGGGTCGGACAGCTCGTGGCAATGATGGCCGAGGCCACGCCTTGCTTCTCTTGTTACCCGAGGAACTGGCGTTTTTGCGATACCTCAAACACGCTAAG GTTCCGCTCAATGAATATGACTTTTCGGCGTCCAAAATATACAATATACAGTCACAG CTGGAGAAGCTGATAGAAAAGAATTATTATCTGTACAAGTCAGCCCGTGAAGCTTACAGATCGTATTTATTATCCTACGCCTCACATCATTCCCGGAACATCTTCAATGTGCACACGCTTGATCTTCAGCGAGTGGCTCCTGCTTTTGGCTTTGTAGTTCCTCCTTCAGTGAACCTCA
- the LOC138052421 gene encoding uncharacterized protein, translating to MSRYYNTSTDKGLSRQSSKTYKVISRKSNAELNEKLRRLDIEHNTNIAKILNERYNLRTLHFNLMHSGGESSSDSDGEGTVELDVRSVPLGDTEDLQSQEKGICTSASDNSKKQTLLQLPSIIEDSSISSKPLSKSPKLGRSPLPPLSEHGFSTRVRKSSESTLFNPSVIRTRQRSSSFPAGQMPGDRQRKNEFRRIAKPTHGDAHGKRVFEDKSKHEKPILSDGKRVGEDKPNQTDDDKPMLRLTVSTSWDSELHGCRYLRHKRYSTPDVDLIDMESIFDKTSEK from the coding sequence ATGTCCCGATATTACAATACCAGCACCGATAAAGGACTGTCTAGACAAAGTTCAAAGACTTACAAGGTTATAAGTCGAAAATCAAACGCAGAACTCAACGAGAAGCTGCGTCGCCTGGACATTGAACATAACACAAACATTGCCAAGATCTTGAACGAAAGGTATAACTTAAGAACGCTTCATTTCAATTTGATGCATTCTGGCGGAGAATCGTCTTCCGACAGTGATGGCGAAGGCACAGTGGAATTGGACGTCCGCAGCGTTCCTTTAGGAGACACTGAGGATTTACAAAGCCAAGAAAAAGGGATTTGCACCTCTGCTTCGGACAACAGTAAAAAGCAAACTCTTCTTCAGTTACCGAGTATAATCGAAGATTCGTCAATAAGTTCAAAACCACTCTCCAAGTCCCCGAAGTTAGGCCGAAGTCCTCTTCCCCCATTATCAGAGCATGGTTTTTCGACTCGTGTACGAAAGAGCTCGGAGAGCACACTCTTTAACCCGAGTGTCATAAGAACACGGCAACGAAGTTCTTCTTTTCCAGCTGGGCAAATGCCAGGGGATAGGCAAAGAAAGAACGAATTTAGGAGAATTGCGAAGCCAACCCATGGTGATGCACACGGAAAACGAGTCTTTGAGGATAAGTCAAAGCATGAAAAGCCGATTCTAAGTGACGGAAAACGAGTGGGCGAGGATAAGCCGAACCAAACCGATGATGATAAACCAATGCTAAGGCTTACAGTATCGACGTCGTGGGATAGCGAGTTGCACGGGTGCCGTTACCTGAGACATAAGAGATATTCCACACCGGACGTGGACCTCATTGACATGGAGTCAATATTCGACAAAACTTCAGAAAAATAA
- the LOC138052422 gene encoding uncharacterized protein, giving the protein MASKRVLGASSKEGPSSKKRKIVGKGHESKGKSSSSATTSNSKSLSAVGDLPKRDKHGKLVFADFPDFKPNMTPKEVLRAGSFGGTYFRPIYSSVTGKKYSADVYKEFPADWFEGLKIKAHITSSVYRNEVNTYKVKCGGSLEMWESSGWIHKQDPYGWFQWYCRFYLGRRTEDDSRQVDRWKKCAGDKGRWRNNLIAKIVRSGCAYDNFNVSPVVRQTLQHWGYKLNKEDFDKYAKKVKV; this is encoded by the exons ATGGCTTCCAAGCGCGTATTAGGTGCTTCATCAAAAGAAGGACCTTCCAGCAAAAAGAGGAAAATTGTTGGCAAAGGTCATGAATCAAAAGGGAAGTCATCTTCGTCAGCGACCACTTCGAATTCAAAAAGTTTGTCAGCTGTCGGTGACCTCCCGAAACGCGACAAACACGGCAAACTAGTTTTCGCAGATTTTCCTGACTTTAAGCCAAACATGACTCCGAAGGAGGTCCTTCGAGCTGGTAGCTTCGGAGGAACATATTTCCGGCCTATTTATTCGAGCGTCACAG GTAAGAAATATTCTGCCGATGTGTACAAGGAATTCCCTGCTGACTGGTTTGAAGGACTCAAGATTAAAGCTCACATCACTTCATCGGTATATCGTAATGAAGTCAACACTTACAAGGTGAAATGTGGTGGGAGCTTGGAAATGTGGGAATCTTCTGGTTGGATTCACAAGCAAGATCCTTATGGCTGGTTTCAGTG GTACTGCAGGTTTTATCTCGGCCGACGAACAGAAGATGATAGTAGGCAGGTCGATCGCTGGAAGAAATGTGCTGGCGACAAGGGACGCTGGCGAAACAACCTTATTGCAAAGATCGTTCGCAGTGGCTGTGCTTATGATAACTTTAACGTATCGCCTGTAGTGCGGCAAACGCTTCAACATTGGGGATATAAACTGAACAAGGAAGACTTTGATAAGTACGCGAAGAAAGTTAAAGTATGA